From the genome of Haloferax mediterranei ATCC 33500, one region includes:
- a CDS encoding thiolase family protein, which yields MANTVLIDGVRTPHGTLLGALADVAAVELARTAIDGLLDRTSVPADEVEWVSLGNAIQAGIGQVPGRQAVVESTLPNDTQTTTVNEASGSGVRAITLAADRISAGRATFAIAGGFESMTNAPWILPDYRKGRRYGDVTIRDSMILDSLWDVNLDVHMGEIAERLVDRHDDTYDLSREAQDRYALESHKRAAAAIEAGDFDEEIVPVETPDGRVERDGGPRPDSTMDDLASLPSAFRDDGTVTAANASKLSDGAGVVLLAADAAAQEMGVDPMAELVDYRIVYRDPDEFNEAVGDVVETVLTENDLTVDDIGTCWINEAFAAQAVYVMERVGIPREKMNPRGGAIAFGHPIGASGGMITAAMAHELHAENLEYGLSGMSIGGGGAIMSLWRRR from the coding sequence ATGGCAAATACCGTCCTCATTGATGGTGTCCGGACACCCCACGGAACACTGCTCGGAGCGCTCGCTGATGTTGCGGCTGTTGAACTGGCACGGACGGCAATCGACGGCTTGCTCGACCGAACCAGCGTGCCTGCTGACGAGGTTGAATGGGTTTCGCTCGGCAATGCCATCCAGGCCGGTATTGGGCAGGTCCCAGGGAGACAGGCGGTAGTCGAGTCGACCCTCCCAAACGACACGCAGACCACGACGGTGAACGAGGCCTCCGGGTCTGGAGTCCGTGCCATCACGCTCGCAGCCGACCGGATTAGTGCTGGACGGGCTACGTTCGCCATCGCCGGTGGCTTCGAGTCGATGACGAACGCCCCGTGGATACTTCCCGACTACCGTAAGGGGCGACGATACGGCGACGTCACGATACGTGATTCGATGATTCTCGACTCGTTGTGGGACGTGAACCTCGACGTGCACATGGGTGAGATCGCAGAACGACTCGTCGACCGGCACGACGACACGTACGACCTCTCCCGGGAGGCACAGGACCGCTACGCGCTCGAGAGCCACAAGCGGGCCGCGGCAGCCATCGAGGCTGGTGACTTCGACGAGGAAATCGTCCCCGTGGAGACGCCAGACGGCCGCGTCGAACGTGATGGGGGACCGCGGCCGGATTCGACGATGGACGACCTCGCAAGCCTCCCCAGCGCGTTCCGTGACGACGGAACCGTCACCGCCGCCAACGCCTCGAAACTCTCAGATGGCGCGGGCGTCGTGCTCCTGGCCGCCGACGCCGCTGCTCAGGAGATGGGCGTCGATCCGATGGCCGAACTAGTCGACTACCGCATCGTCTATCGCGACCCCGACGAGTTCAACGAGGCGGTCGGTGACGTCGTCGAGACGGTGCTCACCGAGAACGATCTCACGGTCGACGACATTGGGACCTGCTGGATAAACGAGGCCTTCGCTGCGCAAGCGGTGTACGTCATGGAGCGGGTCGGTATCCCCCGTGAAAAGATGAATCCCCGGGGCGGGGCTATCGCGTTTGGCCACCCTATCGGTGCCTCTGGAGGCATGATTACGGCGGCAATGGCCCACGAACTCCACGCCGAGAATCTGGAATACGGGCTCTCAGGGATGAGTATCGGGGGCGGCGGCGCTATCATGTCGCTCTGGCGTCGTCGCTAA
- a CDS encoding PPOX class F420-dependent oxidoreductase, with product MASIPVEFQDLFERGAPVQLATVLPDGMPHVTPVFAEYDGEHVLFNTMRGRRKERNIRNNPNVGVSVTDPDDPYRYLSISGEVVGVTEDGAVEHVHHIARKFMDVPEYPNLDDEPNPRVVVRIRPVQVRAIDEPERSD from the coding sequence ATGGCGTCGATTCCCGTGGAGTTCCAGGACCTGTTTGAACGCGGTGCACCCGTACAGCTCGCGACCGTCCTCCCCGACGGCATGCCACACGTCACACCTGTCTTTGCCGAGTACGACGGCGAACACGTCCTGTTCAACACCATGCGCGGGCGGCGAAAAGAACGCAACATCCGGAACAATCCCAACGTTGGGGTGTCGGTAACCGATCCGGACGACCCGTACCGGTACCTCTCGATTAGCGGAGAGGTCGTCGGTGTAACCGAAGACGGCGCTGTCGAACACGTCCATCACATCGCCCGGAAGTTCATGGACGTGCCGGAGTATCCGAACCTCGACGACGAACCGAACCCTCGGGTAGTCGTCCGTATCCGACCTGTGCAAGTACGAGCTATCGACGAACCCGAGCGAAGCGACTAA
- a CDS encoding DUF1326 domain-containing protein: protein MTEEWHLTGDYVEACNCDIACQCIWLEPPDGDVCTVSLAWDIQDGHYGDVDLGGLAVGMLVYTDEGVMFDPDVAWHIVLLVDEDADGEQQAALEDIYLGRAGGIWAAVADAHVESAEVTSIPITFIRDDADISVSIGDVASMEVVGIPGFNEELGTISPHPLTKSREMQTGKSTTATVSYDDDFAWDVSGNNSYLGDFELANT, encoded by the coding sequence ATGACCGAAGAATGGCACCTTACAGGCGATTACGTTGAAGCATGCAACTGCGATATCGCGTGTCAGTGTATCTGGTTAGAACCACCTGACGGCGATGTTTGCACGGTTTCACTCGCGTGGGACATCCAAGACGGACACTATGGAGATGTCGACTTGGGCGGGTTGGCGGTAGGAATGCTCGTGTATACGGACGAGGGAGTCATGTTCGACCCCGATGTCGCGTGGCACATCGTGCTCCTCGTCGATGAGGACGCCGACGGCGAGCAACAAGCCGCACTCGAAGATATCTACCTCGGCCGGGCCGGAGGAATCTGGGCCGCCGTTGCCGACGCCCACGTCGAAAGCGCGGAGGTCACGAGTATCCCAATCACCTTCATCCGGGACGACGCCGATATCTCCGTCTCAATCGGTGATGTCGCCTCCATGGAAGTTGTCGGCATCCCCGGATTCAATGAGGAACTCGGGACCATCTCACCTCATCCACTCACGAAAAGCCGGGAGATGCAGACCGGGAAGTCGACGACAGCGACCGTGTCGTACGACGACGACTTCGCGTGGGACGTCTCCGGGAACAACTCGTACCTTGGGGATTTCGAGCTAGCGAACACCTGA
- a CDS encoding GNAT family N-acetyltransferase, which produces MDIREATTADTDGIREVAHDSLVASYGHALDETLIESSVEEWYGDDELTAELDDDNTLFLVCDDSGDIVAFSQSYLRGKGDVTGQISWLHVHPEHRDRGIGARLLTRTEEGLVDHGAARLTGKVLELNELGADFYEHHGYEEVDSRRIDLGSEQYDERVFEKFLGTEDEVAAPLDPRTVDSRTVYVAFDESDRGSQAPFYVSYVDEERANRYGYFCGNCESFEVSMDSMGRVICNNCGNKRRPSRWDSAYL; this is translated from the coding sequence ATGGACATCCGTGAGGCGACGACAGCGGACACCGACGGCATCCGAGAAGTTGCACACGACTCGCTTGTGGCGTCGTACGGCCACGCACTCGACGAAACGCTCATCGAGAGCTCGGTCGAGGAGTGGTACGGCGACGATGAACTCACAGCCGAACTCGACGACGATAACACACTCTTTCTCGTCTGTGACGATAGCGGCGACATCGTCGCGTTCTCACAGAGCTATCTCAGGGGCAAAGGAGACGTTACCGGTCAAATCAGTTGGTTACACGTCCACCCTGAGCACCGAGACCGCGGTATCGGGGCTCGGCTCCTTACCCGGACTGAAGAAGGTCTCGTCGACCACGGAGCCGCGCGTCTGACGGGAAAAGTCCTCGAACTCAACGAACTAGGGGCCGACTTCTACGAACACCACGGCTACGAGGAAGTCGATAGTCGTCGTATCGACCTCGGTTCGGAACAGTACGACGAACGAGTCTTCGAAAAGTTCCTCGGAACCGAAGACGAGGTCGCAGCCCCTCTCGACCCTCGTACGGTAGACAGCAGGACTGTCTACGTGGCATTCGACGAGAGCGACCGCGGCTCACAGGCACCGTTCTACGTCAGCTACGTCGACGAGGAACGCGCAAACCGGTACGGCTACTTCTGTGGCAACTGCGAGAGTTTCGAGGTGTCGATGGACTCGATGGGAAGAGTCATCTGTAACAACTGCGGGAATAAGCGCCGTCCCTCGCGCTGGGACTCGGCGTATCTCTAA
- a CDS encoding GNAT family N-acetyltransferase, which yields MQATERPTFESEASKRIYEYVERHGTAKRNVLLDIAPVSSDEFQVELDRLKSRGYLEEDGGTLQLALKVGAIEEYESDVGVVTIRPARQQDFQGLVDTIRDVTAEETYVVAESIAEQLLYEETVTRHNQIKSRVFFIAAIDDEVVGWTHLDLPQLAKVQETAQQTVGVKEEYHGHGIGSQLLQRGLDWAEANGYRKVYNSIPMTNDRAMEFLGAHGWETEAIRRDHYTIDGEYVDEVMMAYRF from the coding sequence ATGCAAGCAACCGAGCGCCCAACGTTCGAATCTGAGGCCAGCAAACGGATTTATGAGTACGTTGAGCGACACGGGACCGCGAAGCGGAACGTGCTCCTCGATATCGCTCCCGTTTCGTCCGACGAATTCCAAGTCGAGCTTGATCGCTTGAAGTCGAGAGGGTACCTGGAAGAAGACGGTGGAACGCTCCAGTTAGCGCTCAAAGTCGGTGCGATCGAAGAGTACGAGTCCGACGTCGGGGTGGTCACTATCCGACCCGCCCGCCAGCAGGATTTCCAGGGTCTCGTCGACACCATTCGAGACGTCACGGCGGAGGAGACGTACGTCGTCGCCGAAAGTATCGCCGAACAACTCCTCTACGAGGAGACAGTCACGCGCCATAATCAGATAAAGTCTCGCGTGTTCTTCATCGCCGCAATTGACGACGAAGTCGTCGGCTGGACGCACCTCGACCTCCCCCAGTTAGCGAAGGTTCAGGAGACCGCACAGCAGACTGTTGGTGTCAAAGAGGAGTATCACGGCCACGGTATCGGCAGTCAACTCCTGCAGCGAGGACTCGATTGGGCTGAGGCAAACGGCTATCGGAAGGTCTACAATAGCATTCCAATGACGAACGACCGTGCCATGGAATTCCTCGGTGCGCATGGCTGGGAGACTGAGGCGATTCGCAGAGACCATTATACGATCGACGGCGAGTACGTCGACGAAGTGATGATGGCGTATCGATTCTGA
- a CDS encoding saccharopine dehydrogenase family protein gives MEGELLVYGSYGYTGSLIAHRAVADDASPTIAGRRAEPLEQQATELGVDHRVFSLEQPAIVEDQLADVDAVLNCAGPFVTTADPLVDACLETGTDYLDIAGRVQILEAAAKRDADAEQAGITVLPAVGFDAVPTDCLAAILAEEVPNPDRLTMAIDGLGTFSPGTVKSIIKSLDRSGAVREDGAVRSVPVAWKTRTFDFGVEEKTGVTVPWGTVSTAYYSTGIENIETYATVPDIAVKVMRRIRPLSPLLSSSLLQRLLVSAVDRVVSGPTPDQRAQNTNRIWAEVTNDDGSRAVARLTTPDTYELTAATAVESARRVLAGDVEPGFQTPVSAFDSDYVTEFDGVTLNREESV, from the coding sequence ATGGAGGGAGAGTTGCTCGTCTACGGGTCGTACGGGTACACGGGGTCGCTAATCGCACACAGGGCCGTCGCCGACGACGCATCACCGACGATTGCGGGGCGACGAGCCGAACCACTCGAACAACAAGCGACCGAACTCGGCGTTGACCACCGCGTGTTCAGTCTGGAGCAGCCAGCAATCGTCGAAGACCAACTCGCGGACGTCGACGCCGTGTTGAACTGTGCAGGTCCGTTCGTGACTACTGCAGACCCACTGGTGGACGCCTGTCTCGAAACCGGAACCGACTATCTCGACATCGCCGGACGGGTCCAAATACTCGAAGCCGCTGCCAAGAGAGATGCCGACGCCGAGCAGGCTGGGATTACTGTCCTCCCTGCCGTCGGTTTCGACGCGGTGCCAACGGACTGTCTCGCCGCTATCCTCGCCGAGGAAGTCCCGAACCCCGACCGGCTAACGATGGCGATTGATGGTCTCGGGACCTTCTCTCCGGGAACAGTGAAATCGATTATCAAAAGTCTGGACCGGTCGGGTGCCGTCCGTGAAGACGGAGCGGTTCGGAGCGTTCCGGTCGCGTGGAAGACCCGTACGTTCGACTTCGGCGTTGAAGAGAAAACCGGCGTAACCGTTCCGTGGGGAACGGTCTCGACCGCCTACTATTCGACCGGCATCGAGAACATCGAGACGTATGCGACGGTCCCAGACATCGCGGTCAAAGTGATGCGCCGGATTCGTCCCCTCTCCCCGCTGCTGTCTTCGTCGCTCCTGCAGAGACTTCTCGTATCCGCCGTGGACCGAGTCGTCTCGGGACCGACGCCGGACCAACGCGCCCAGAACACGAACCGAATCTGGGCAGAAGTCACGAACGACGATGGGAGCCGGGCTGTGGCACGGCTTACGACGCCCGATACGTACGAGTTGACAGCGGCGACAGCCGTCGAGTCGGCACGCCGTGTTCTCGCGGGCGACGTCGAACCGGGATTCCAGACGCCGGTTTCGGCGTTCGATTCCGACTACGTAACCGAATTCGACGGCGTAACGCTAAACCGCGAAGAATCCGTCTGA
- the yciH gene encoding stress response translation initiation inhibitor YciH, producing MTKDTRSNITGLPDDLGIGDDLTRSQQRVSIHVDTRRYGKPMTVVEGLDLPRGELESLASTLKRRLAVGGTISDAGTIELQGEHSDRLEAALREEGFDVLT from the coding sequence GTGACAAAGGACACACGCAGCAACATCACTGGCTTACCAGACGACCTCGGAATCGGGGACGACCTGACACGGTCACAGCAGCGCGTCTCGATTCACGTCGACACCCGCAGGTACGGAAAACCCATGACCGTTGTCGAAGGACTCGACCTTCCGCGCGGCGAACTGGAGTCCCTCGCGTCGACCTTGAAACGCCGCCTCGCAGTTGGCGGGACGATTTCCGATGCGGGTACTATCGAACTCCAAGGCGAACACAGCGACCGTCTCGAAGCAGCACTCCGTGAGGAAGGCTTCGACGTACTGACCTAA
- a CDS encoding YbhB/YbcL family Raf kinase inhibitor-like protein: MGDLRLTSPAFEDGEAIPRKYGHDAQNINPPLSIEKAPPETQSLTLIMDDPDAVDPAGKVWLHWIVWNIPPARTDIPEAWKPTEAIEGTNDFGNRDYDGPAPPDDRHTYRFKLYALDTTLGLPRTANKRTVEKAMQGKRLAQTVLKGTYAP, translated from the coding sequence ATGGGGGATTTGCGGCTCACCAGTCCAGCCTTCGAGGATGGCGAAGCGATTCCGCGGAAGTACGGCCACGACGCCCAGAATATCAACCCGCCACTGTCGATTGAGAAGGCTCCACCAGAAACCCAGTCGCTGACGCTTATCATGGACGATCCCGACGCGGTTGACCCTGCCGGTAAGGTCTGGCTTCACTGGATTGTCTGGAATATCCCACCCGCTCGCACAGACATTCCCGAAGCTTGGAAGCCTACAGAAGCCATCGAGGGAACCAACGACTTCGGCAATCGCGACTACGATGGCCCCGCTCCACCTGATGATCGACACACCTATCGATTCAAACTGTACGCTCTCGATACGACCCTCGGCCTCCCACGAACGGCGAACAAACGTACTGTCGAAAAAGCCATGCAGGGCAAGCGGTTGGCACAAACGGTATTAAAAGGGACATACGCACCCTAA
- a CDS encoding DUF6498-containing protein, producing MDVNKYRRTLSVMALSNLVLLMGVFEFSWDPHLVLLFYWFEAGVAVTREAAQSLFAALPPSKEYRPTGTRAPFPLKILADVRGGFRPARWLPPVYPQNVPYTLLTLIPLVAFWPFGGLMLTGVVTPVVETFVLPVSAALGVLAILVSQLFKLVDWFQSGEYETVSATGGVSKTHLALLFILAFVAPFVVGVVEAAGVTRVELGLVLVGSKVVYDVLELRNPGFVQSAMFIDKTAGEESTVEVPDGEPVAAFHTDQRAEFTTSVFVGVLSSFLGPTLFFVLLGGLTGMLVGSNLFGTPHGPAIGVVAGAAVVVAVRVLAQLAVGWIVGGHLVYRVYPDAVVAHNTLTSEAQWSIPREDISDVTIGDGFLASRLPDWFGTVRLDRYNGESHKIAYLTDVDAVAQLLDA from the coding sequence ATGGACGTCAACAAGTACCGACGGACACTGTCCGTGATGGCACTCTCGAACCTGGTGTTGCTCATGGGTGTGTTCGAATTTAGCTGGGACCCGCACTTGGTCCTCTTGTTTTACTGGTTCGAGGCGGGAGTCGCCGTCACCCGGGAAGCCGCCCAATCGTTGTTTGCCGCGTTACCACCCTCCAAAGAGTACAGACCGACGGGGACGAGAGCACCGTTTCCGCTCAAAATCCTCGCGGACGTTCGAGGCGGCTTTCGCCCCGCCCGCTGGCTTCCCCCAGTGTATCCGCAGAACGTCCCGTATACCCTGCTAACGCTGATCCCGCTTGTCGCATTCTGGCCGTTTGGGGGGCTCATGTTGACTGGCGTCGTTACCCCGGTTGTCGAGACGTTCGTACTGCCAGTGTCGGCCGCCCTCGGCGTGCTTGCCATTCTCGTCAGCCAACTATTCAAACTGGTTGACTGGTTCCAGTCAGGCGAGTACGAGACAGTCTCCGCGACCGGTGGTGTCTCCAAAACGCATCTGGCGCTATTGTTCATCCTCGCGTTCGTCGCGCCGTTCGTCGTTGGGGTTGTCGAGGCGGCCGGTGTCACTCGGGTCGAACTCGGACTCGTACTCGTCGGCTCCAAAGTCGTGTACGACGTCCTCGAACTCCGAAACCCCGGCTTCGTCCAGTCGGCGATGTTCATCGACAAAACGGCCGGCGAGGAATCTACGGTCGAGGTCCCTGACGGTGAACCAGTCGCAGCGTTCCACACCGACCAACGCGCCGAATTCACCACCTCGGTGTTCGTCGGTGTGCTCTCTTCGTTCCTCGGGCCTACGCTTTTTTTCGTCCTCCTCGGCGGACTGACAGGGATGTTGGTTGGCAGTAACTTATTCGGTACTCCCCACGGTCCAGCTATCGGCGTTGTGGCTGGTGCCGCGGTTGTCGTCGCCGTTCGAGTGCTTGCACAACTCGCCGTCGGATGGATCGTGGGCGGGCACCTCGTTTATCGTGTGTATCCCGACGCTGTCGTCGCCCACAACACACTAACTAGCGAGGCACAGTGGTCGATTCCCCGAGAAGACATATCCGACGTAACCATTGGCGACGGGTTCCTCGCCTCTAGACTCCCCGACTGGTTTGGGACAGTCCGCCTTGACCGGTATAACGGTGAGAGCCACAAGATTGCGTACCTCACGGATGTCGATGCGGTCGCGCAGTTGCTCGATGCCTGA
- a CDS encoding DUF2182 domain-containing protein encodes MPTRTSLRDQFSLRQMPFVALFTYGIALLAWVAIMARWLPMPGSVSGLHMSDPGAPEAMALSNGLTGVSLYLVMWGVMMVAMMYPSSVPLFRLYYKTIDGTTKAGKAARVSAFMGTYALVWALTGIIPLIVNAVLPIATIANQHSTLLFGGTLVLLSAYQLSPYKHRCLKYCRTPLGFLMEFHQPGIRGAARMSFRFSVFCVGCCWALFAVMVVVGSMNILWMAVITVLLSLERVVKWGDRLARGVGVAAGVGGGVFILLAVV; translated from the coding sequence ATGCCCACGCGAACCTCGCTTCGAGACCAGTTCAGCCTTCGACAGATGCCGTTCGTCGCGCTCTTCACCTACGGAATCGCACTCCTCGCGTGGGTAGCAATCATGGCGCGATGGCTCCCGATGCCGGGGTCAGTATCGGGACTCCACATGTCCGACCCTGGAGCGCCAGAAGCGATGGCACTCTCGAATGGACTGACCGGTGTCAGCCTCTATCTGGTCATGTGGGGCGTGATGATGGTCGCAATGATGTACCCATCGTCGGTACCGCTGTTCCGACTCTACTACAAAACGATAGACGGGACGACCAAGGCAGGCAAGGCAGCACGCGTGAGTGCTTTCATGGGGACGTATGCACTCGTCTGGGCGCTTACCGGCATCATCCCACTCATCGTGAACGCCGTACTACCGATTGCGACCATCGCAAACCAGCACAGTACGCTTCTGTTCGGTGGAACGCTCGTGTTACTATCGGCGTATCAACTGTCTCCGTACAAGCACCGGTGTCTGAAATACTGCCGGACGCCACTCGGCTTTCTGATGGAATTTCACCAGCCAGGAATTCGCGGGGCAGCACGGATGAGTTTCCGATTCAGCGTCTTCTGTGTGGGATGCTGTTGGGCGTTGTTCGCCGTCATGGTAGTCGTCGGGTCGATGAACATCCTGTGGATGGCTGTTATCACGGTGCTGTTATCACTGGAGCGCGTAGTTAAATGGGGAGATAGATTAGCCAGAGGAGTCGGCGTGGCGGCCGGAGTCGGGGGTGGTGTCTTTATCCTGCTAGCAGTCGTGTGA
- a CDS encoding ArsA family ATPase: MTETEHPHGNETDIILYGGKGGVGKTTCAAAHALALSKQREGKTLVVSTDPAHSLGDAFERGLSGEPTEITDSLSAIEVDSETGQKAYQRVVEALADEFRDAGLRLGDDDLERLFESGLVPGGDEVAALEYIARYADAGYDHVVFDTAPTGHTLRLLDLPEVLGETLGVAGDVQRRVRRTAQAAKSVFLGPAAYWGASGNSDEMVSLQERVGSVGELLRDPSRTSFRVVLTPERMAIAEAERLVERLGEASVSVDCVVVNRVFENFEECRCERCQRDAERHRKRVEEIEERFSLPLRRVPQLEGEAQGVAALERCGEYLMR, from the coding sequence ATGACCGAGACAGAACATCCGCACGGTAACGAGACCGACATCATCCTGTACGGTGGGAAAGGTGGCGTCGGAAAGACGACCTGTGCGGCGGCGCACGCCCTCGCACTTTCGAAGCAGAGGGAGGGAAAGACGCTCGTCGTCTCGACCGACCCTGCCCATTCACTCGGCGATGCTTTCGAACGTGGGCTTAGTGGGGAGCCTACGGAGATTACTGACTCGTTGAGTGCTATCGAAGTTGACTCCGAAACCGGACAGAAGGCCTACCAGCGTGTCGTCGAGGCTCTCGCCGACGAGTTTCGCGACGCCGGGTTACGGCTGGGGGACGACGATTTGGAGCGGCTATTCGAGTCCGGACTCGTCCCCGGTGGCGACGAGGTGGCCGCACTGGAGTACATCGCCCGCTACGCTGACGCCGGGTACGACCACGTCGTGTTCGATACTGCGCCAACTGGACATACACTCCGTCTACTCGACCTGCCTGAGGTGCTCGGAGAGACACTCGGTGTTGCTGGTGACGTTCAACGACGCGTCCGACGGACTGCACAGGCGGCCAAGAGCGTGTTCCTCGGGCCAGCGGCGTACTGGGGCGCAAGTGGCAACTCTGACGAGATGGTGTCGCTGCAAGAGCGTGTGGGTTCGGTTGGTGAGTTGTTGCGTGACCCTTCGCGGACCAGTTTTCGCGTGGTGCTCACTCCAGAGCGGATGGCGATTGCTGAAGCTGAACGGTTAGTTGAGAGACTCGGTGAAGCGTCGGTTTCGGTCGACTGTGTAGTGGTAAATCGTGTCTTCGAGAATTTCGAAGAGTGTCGTTGTGAACGATGTCAGCGTGATGCTGAGCGACATCGGAAGCGCGTAGAAGAGATTGAGGAGCGGTTTTCGTTGCCGCTCCGGCGTGTGCCACAGTTGGAGGGTGAGGCACAGGGCGTAGCTGCGCTTGAGAGATGTGGGGAGTATCTGATGAGGTAG